In Streptomyces sp. NBC_01426, one genomic interval encodes:
- a CDS encoding response regulator transcription factor produces MTSVLVCDDSPLAREALRRAVATVPGVERVTTAANGEEVLRRWGADRSDLILMDVRMPGLGGVETVRRLLSADPGARIIMLTVAEDLDGVALAVAAGARGYLHKDASRAELRATVTQALADPTWRLAPRRLRSAEMGAAPTLTAREIQVLEGMSHGRSNAEIGRELFLSEDTVKTHARRLFKKLGASDRAHAVALGFRWGLVR; encoded by the coding sequence ATGACATCCGTCCTCGTCTGCGACGACTCCCCGCTTGCCCGAGAGGCGCTCCGTCGCGCGGTTGCCACCGTGCCCGGCGTCGAGCGTGTGACGACGGCAGCCAACGGCGAGGAAGTCCTCCGCCGCTGGGGTGCCGACCGTTCCGATCTGATTCTGATGGATGTACGGATGCCCGGCCTGGGCGGTGTCGAGACGGTCCGTCGGCTGCTCTCGGCCGACCCCGGCGCCCGCATCATCATGCTGACGGTCGCCGAGGACCTGGACGGCGTGGCCCTCGCGGTCGCCGCCGGCGCCCGGGGATACCTGCACAAGGACGCCTCGCGCGCCGAACTGCGGGCCACGGTCACCCAGGCCCTCGCCGACCCGACCTGGCGACTGGCCCCGCGCCGGCTGCGCTCGGCCGAGATGGGCGCCGCGCCCACGCTCACCGCGCGCGAGATCCAGGTCCTGGAGGGCATGAGTCACGGCCGGTCCAACGCGGAGATCGGGCGCGAGCTCTTCCTCTCCGAGGACACGGTCAAGACGCACGCCCGTCGGCTGTTCAAGAAGCTGGGTGCCTCGGACCGTGCGCACGCCGTGGCGCTCGGGTTCCGATGGGGCCTGGTCCGCTGA
- a CDS encoding sigma-70 family RNA polymerase sigma factor: MRDDEAPGSPAATGSTGTARGGGAGAVSALVRRAVDGDEQATHDLLAFVHPLAIRYCRTRLSRLPGDARHFVEDLAQEVCVAVLMALPRYRDTGRPFEAFVFAIAAHKVADLQRAAMRHPGSTAVPSDEMPERPDDSLGPEERALLSSDAAWAKKLLANLPENQRELLVLRVAVGLTAEETGQMLGMSPGAVRVAQHRALSRLRALAEQ; encoded by the coding sequence ATGCGCGACGACGAGGCCCCGGGGTCACCCGCGGCCACAGGCTCCACCGGCACCGCCAGGGGCGGCGGAGCCGGGGCCGTCAGCGCTCTCGTCCGCAGGGCCGTGGACGGCGACGAGCAGGCCACGCACGACCTGCTGGCCTTCGTCCACCCCCTCGCGATCCGCTACTGCCGCACCCGGCTGTCCCGCCTTCCGGGTGACGCTCGCCACTTCGTCGAGGACCTGGCGCAGGAGGTCTGTGTCGCCGTCCTGATGGCGCTGCCGCGCTACCGGGACACCGGGCGCCCCTTCGAGGCCTTCGTCTTCGCCATCGCCGCGCACAAGGTCGCCGATCTCCAGCGGGCCGCCATGCGGCACCCGGGGAGCACGGCGGTCCCGTCGGACGAGATGCCCGAGCGGCCCGACGACTCACTCGGCCCCGAGGAACGCGCGCTGCTCAGCAGCGACGCGGCCTGGGCCAAGAAGCTGCTGGCCAACCTGCCCGAGAACCAGCGCGAACTGCTCGTGCTGCGGGTGGCCGTCGGCCTGACCGCGGAGGAGACCGGGCAGATGCTCGGGATGTCCCCCGGCGCGGTGCGCGTGGCCCAGCACAGGGCGCTCAGTCGGCTCCGGGCACTCGCGGAGCAGTAG
- the guaB gene encoding IMP dehydrogenase, with the protein MTVNADGVPDKFATLGLTYDDVLLLPGVSDMAPDQIDTSSLISRNVRVNVPLLSAAMDKVTEARMAIAMARQGGVGVLHRNLSIVDQANQVDLVKRSESGMVTDPITVHPDATLGEADQLCAKFRISGVPVTDGAGKLLGIVTNRDMAFESDRSRQVREVMTPMPLVTGKVGISGVDAMELLRRHKIEKLPLVDEAGILKGLITVKDFVKAEKYPNAAKDKDGRLLVGAAVGVAGDAYERAQALIEAGADFIVVDTAHGHSRLVGDMVSKIKSNSSVDVIGGNIATRDGAQALIDAGCDGIKVGVGPGSICTTRVVAGIGVPQVTAIYEAALAAKAAGVPVIGDGGLQYSGDIAKALVAGADTVMLGSLLAGCEESPGELLFINGKQFKSYRGMGSLGAMQSRGEQKSFSKDRYFQEGVGGDDKLIPEGIEGQVPYRGPLSAVVHQLVGGLRQSMFYVGGRTVPELQDRGRFVRITSAGLKESHPHDIQMTVEAPNYSRKG; encoded by the coding sequence ATGACTGTGAACGCCGATGGAGTGCCCGACAAATTCGCCACACTCGGCCTCACGTATGACGACGTGCTGCTGCTCCCCGGCGTGTCGGACATGGCGCCGGACCAGATCGACACCTCCTCCCTCATCTCGCGCAACGTCCGCGTCAACGTCCCGCTGCTGTCCGCGGCCATGGACAAGGTCACCGAGGCGCGGATGGCCATCGCGATGGCCCGCCAGGGCGGCGTCGGCGTCCTGCACCGCAACCTCTCGATCGTCGACCAGGCGAACCAGGTCGACCTCGTGAAGCGCTCCGAGTCCGGCATGGTCACCGACCCGATCACCGTGCACCCGGACGCCACCCTCGGCGAGGCCGACCAGCTCTGTGCGAAGTTCCGCATCTCCGGCGTCCCGGTCACCGACGGGGCGGGCAAGCTGCTCGGCATCGTCACCAACCGCGACATGGCCTTCGAGTCGGACCGCAGCCGCCAGGTGCGCGAGGTCATGACCCCGATGCCGCTGGTCACGGGCAAGGTCGGCATCTCGGGCGTGGACGCCATGGAGCTGCTGCGCCGCCACAAGATCGAGAAGCTTCCGCTGGTCGACGAGGCGGGCATCCTCAAGGGCCTGATCACGGTCAAGGACTTCGTCAAGGCGGAGAAGTACCCGAACGCCGCCAAGGACAAGGACGGTCGGCTGCTCGTCGGCGCGGCCGTCGGTGTCGCGGGCGACGCGTACGAGCGGGCCCAGGCCCTCATCGAGGCGGGCGCCGACTTCATCGTCGTCGACACCGCCCACGGCCACTCCCGTCTCGTCGGCGACATGGTCTCCAAGATCAAGTCGAACTCCTCCGTCGACGTCATCGGCGGCAACATCGCCACCCGCGACGGCGCCCAGGCGCTCATCGACGCCGGCTGTGACGGCATCAAGGTCGGTGTCGGCCCCGGCTCCATCTGCACCACCCGTGTCGTCGCCGGCATCGGCGTCCCGCAGGTCACCGCGATCTACGAGGCCGCGCTGGCCGCCAAGGCCGCGGGCGTACCGGTCATCGGCGACGGCGGCCTCCAGTACTCCGGCGACATCGCCAAGGCCCTGGTCGCGGGCGCCGACACGGTGATGCTGGGCTCCCTGCTCGCGGGCTGTGAGGAGTCCCCGGGCGAGCTGCTCTTCATCAACGGCAAGCAGTTCAAGTCCTACCGGGGCATGGGCTCGCTGGGCGCGATGCAGTCCCGCGGCGAGCAGAAGTCCTTCTCCAAGGACCGCTACTTCCAGGAGGGCGTGGGCGGCGACGACAAGCTCATCCCCGAGGGCATCGAGGGCCAGGTCCCGTACCGCGGCCCGCTGTCCGCGGTCGTGCACCAGCTCGTCGGCGGCCTGCGCCAGTCGATGTTCTACGTCGGCGGCCGCACGGTTCCCGAGCTCCAGGACCGCGGCCGGTTCGTCCGGATCACCTCGGCGGGCCTCAAGGAGAGCCACCCGCACGACATCCAGATGACGGTCGAGGCGCCGAACTACTCCCGCAAGGGCTGA
- a CDS encoding GuaB3 family IMP dehydrogenase-related protein, with protein MTEIEIGRGKRGRRAYAFDDIAIVPSRRTRDPKEVSIAWQIDAYRFELPFLAAPMDSVVSPQTAIRIGELGGLGVLNLEGLWTRYEDPQPLLDEINELDEEAATRRLQEIYAAPIQADLIRQRIKEVRDSGVVTAAALSPQRTAEFSKVVVDAGVDIFVIRGTTVSAEHVSGAAEPLNLKQFIYELDVPVIVGGCATYTAALHLMRTGAAGVLVGFGGGAAHTTRNVLGIQVPMATAVADVAAARRDYMDESGGRYVHVIADGGVGWSGDIPKAVACGADAVMMGSPLARATDAPGKGNHWGMEAVHEDVPRGKKVDLGTVGTTEEILTGPSHSPDGSMNIFGALRRSMATTGYSELKEFQRVEVTVADSQHRR; from the coding sequence GTGACTGAGATCGAGATCGGGCGCGGCAAGCGCGGCCGCAGGGCGTACGCGTTCGACGACATCGCCATCGTCCCGAGCCGGCGTACGCGGGACCCGAAGGAGGTCTCGATCGCCTGGCAGATCGACGCGTACCGCTTCGAGCTCCCCTTCCTGGCCGCCCCCATGGACTCCGTGGTCTCCCCGCAGACCGCCATCCGGATCGGCGAGCTCGGCGGCCTCGGCGTGCTGAACCTCGAAGGTCTGTGGACCCGCTACGAGGACCCGCAGCCGCTGCTCGACGAGATCAACGAGCTGGACGAGGAGGCCGCCACCCGCCGCCTCCAGGAGATCTACGCCGCGCCGATCCAGGCCGACCTGATCCGGCAGCGCATCAAGGAGGTGCGCGACTCGGGCGTCGTCACCGCCGCCGCGCTGTCCCCGCAGCGCACGGCCGAGTTCTCCAAGGTCGTCGTCGACGCCGGCGTGGACATCTTCGTGATCCGCGGCACCACGGTGTCGGCCGAGCACGTCTCCGGCGCCGCGGAGCCGCTGAACCTCAAGCAGTTCATCTACGAACTGGACGTCCCGGTCATCGTCGGCGGCTGCGCCACCTACACCGCGGCCCTGCACCTCATGCGCACCGGCGCGGCCGGTGTGCTGGTGGGCTTCGGCGGCGGCGCCGCGCACACCACGCGCAACGTGCTCGGCATCCAGGTCCCGATGGCCACCGCCGTCGCGGACGTGGCCGCGGCCCGCCGCGACTACATGGACGAGTCCGGCGGCCGCTACGTGCACGTCATCGCCGACGGCGGCGTGGGCTGGTCGGGCGACATCCCGAAGGCCGTCGCCTGTGGCGCGGACGCCGTGATGATGGGCTCCCCGCTGGCCCGTGCCACGGACGCGCCCGGCAAGGGCAACCACTGGGGCATGGAGGCCGTCCACGAGGACGTGCCGCGCGGCAAGAAGGTCGACCTCGGCACGGTGGGCACCACCGAGGAGATCCTGACCGGCCCCTCGCACTCCCCGGACGGCTCGATGAACATCTTCGGCGCGCTGCGCCGCTCGATGGCCACCACCGGCTACAGCGAGCTCAAGGAGTTCCAGCGGGTCGAGGTCACCGTCGCGGACTCGCAGCACCGCCGCTGA
- a CDS encoding serine/threonine protein kinase — translation MSKPEHTESPDSAGEAPSAEPSTEPAGVKPSPRKAEPAAEPEGVKPAAAKPGPSGAKSSPAGPSPAKSPAAQAEPEDARPAAGSEPGAVAPAASVAKPDLAKAAPTADAESDGPRDAKPTASADAKPATAADAKSATPSDVKPATPSDAKPVPKPRTAKAAPANAPAGKPASGGEKSASPAGSGPAKAAPAAKAEPVSAVKVASAEPEDARPAPAKPEDARPADARPAPAKPDPVRTGAARPEVVPAQRSPEGAKSPAVKAETGQDEGRLLARRYRLGSVLGKGGMGTVWRAEDEILGRTVAVKELRFSMGVDEDEKRRLITRTLREAKAIARIRSGGAVTVYDVVDEDGRPWIVMELIEGPSLAEFVRERGPLTPRRAAEVGLAVLDVLRAAHDQGILHRDVKPSNVLIADNGRVVLTDFGIAQVEGDPSVTSTGMLVGAPSYISPERARGQKPGPPADMWSLGGLLYACVEGVPPYDKGSALATLTAVMTEPVEPPKNAGPLTEVIYGLLVKDPAGRLDDDRARAMLKAVLDAPEPAPPMPPAVEETKAISLADAKEAADKVAAEKAEKVEAEKAEKAEKAEAKAAAERVAAAKAAEKAAEKAEKKERERREREQRERARAALKSARKAAAAEAATAAAAASTASAAEAPSSRPKPIPASLTDVMSRRTIALAIAGVVVVLAVIGSLIVWAFSGDDDKDKGKDKAGPRPSASGAATPGTAVGASAGTAGKGSSNSGSDGGKKSGEPSPGQSPAQSQGQGQAQGQAQGQGQGQNTGQTQGQGSGPGAGLPAGYAKVSDLRFHFSMAMPEGFRQTDTAGENSGAIYSRDGGFPRIQVDFTDSPTGDARLAWSQLAPAVAGSSTGYHLIRLDGVDYRGYPTAADWEFEREQKGSKVRVLNRGFKVDATHGYAIMVSCPADQWDGPECTLMRNTAFETFQPLG, via the coding sequence ATGTCGAAGCCGGAGCACACCGAGTCGCCGGATTCCGCGGGTGAGGCGCCGAGCGCCGAACCGAGCACCGAGCCGGCGGGTGTGAAGCCGAGCCCGCGCAAGGCCGAGCCCGCGGCGGAACCGGAGGGTGTGAAGCCCGCCGCGGCGAAGCCGGGTCCGTCCGGGGCGAAGTCCAGCCCGGCCGGGCCGAGCCCGGCCAAGTCGCCCGCCGCGCAGGCGGAGCCCGAGGACGCCAGGCCGGCGGCCGGGTCCGAACCGGGCGCGGTCGCGCCCGCGGCTTCGGTGGCGAAGCCCGACCTCGCCAAGGCCGCCCCCACCGCCGACGCGGAGTCGGACGGGCCGCGGGACGCCAAGCCCACCGCCTCGGCGGACGCGAAACCGGCGACCGCCGCGGACGCGAAGTCCGCGACCCCTTCGGACGTGAAGCCCGCGACCCCTTCGGACGCGAAGCCCGTGCCGAAGCCGCGCACGGCCAAGGCCGCGCCCGCGAACGCGCCCGCCGGCAAGCCCGCGTCCGGTGGCGAGAAGTCGGCGTCCCCCGCCGGCTCCGGCCCGGCCAAGGCCGCCCCCGCCGCGAAGGCGGAACCCGTGTCGGCCGTGAAGGTGGCCTCCGCGGAGCCCGAGGACGCCAGGCCCGCGCCGGCCAAGCCCGAGGACGCCAGGCCCGCGGATGCCAGGCCCGCGCCGGCGAAGCCCGATCCGGTCAGGACCGGTGCCGCGAGGCCCGAGGTCGTGCCCGCGCAGCGGTCGCCCGAGGGCGCGAAGAGCCCCGCGGTCAAGGCGGAAACCGGTCAGGACGAAGGGCGGTTGCTCGCCCGCCGGTACCGGCTCGGATCCGTCCTCGGCAAGGGCGGCATGGGCACCGTGTGGCGCGCCGAGGACGAGATCCTCGGGCGGACGGTCGCCGTCAAGGAACTCCGCTTCAGCATGGGCGTGGACGAGGACGAGAAGCGCCGCCTCATCACCCGCACCCTCCGCGAGGCCAAGGCGATCGCACGGATCCGCAGCGGCGGCGCCGTCACCGTCTACGACGTCGTGGACGAGGACGGCCGCCCGTGGATCGTCATGGAACTCATCGAGGGCCCCTCCCTCGCCGAGTTCGTGCGCGAGCGCGGCCCGCTGACGCCCCGTCGCGCGGCCGAGGTCGGACTCGCCGTCCTCGACGTCCTGCGCGCCGCCCACGACCAGGGCATCCTGCACCGTGACGTGAAGCCGTCCAACGTGCTCATAGCGGACAACGGTCGTGTCGTGCTCACCGACTTCGGCATCGCGCAGGTCGAGGGCGACCCCTCCGTCACCTCCACCGGCATGCTCGTCGGCGCCCCCTCCTACATCTCTCCCGAGCGCGCCCGGGGCCAGAAGCCCGGCCCGCCCGCCGACATGTGGTCGCTCGGCGGCCTGCTGTACGCCTGCGTCGAGGGCGTGCCCCCGTACGACAAGGGCTCGGCCCTCGCCACCCTCACCGCCGTGATGACCGAACCGGTGGAACCGCCGAAGAACGCCGGTCCGTTGACCGAGGTCATCTACGGCCTGCTGGTCAAGGACCCGGCCGGGCGGCTCGACGACGACCGTGCCCGGGCGATGCTGAAGGCGGTGCTCGACGCCCCCGAGCCCGCGCCGCCGATGCCCCCGGCCGTCGAGGAGACCAAGGCGATCTCCCTCGCCGACGCCAAGGAGGCGGCGGACAAGGTCGCCGCCGAGAAGGCGGAGAAGGTCGAGGCGGAGAAGGCGGAGAAGGCGGAGAAGGCCGAGGCCAAGGCCGCCGCCGAGCGCGTCGCCGCCGCCAAGGCTGCCGAGAAGGCCGCCGAGAAGGCGGAGAAGAAGGAACGCGAGCGGCGTGAGCGCGAACAGCGCGAGCGCGCCCGGGCGGCGTTGAAGTCCGCCCGCAAGGCCGCCGCGGCGGAGGCCGCCACCGCGGCCGCCGCCGCCTCGACGGCGTCTGCCGCCGAGGCCCCGTCGTCCCGCCCCAAGCCGATCCCGGCGTCGCTCACCGATGTGATGTCGCGCCGCACCATCGCGCTCGCGATCGCCGGTGTGGTCGTGGTCCTGGCGGTGATCGGCTCGCTGATCGTGTGGGCGTTCAGCGGGGACGACGACAAGGACAAGGGCAAGGACAAGGCCGGTCCCCGGCCGTCCGCTTCCGGGGCGGCGACCCCGGGTACGGCCGTCGGCGCGTCGGCGGGCACCGCCGGCAAGGGGTCCTCGAACAGCGGATCCGACGGGGGCAAGAAGAGCGGCGAGCCCAGCCCGGGACAGAGCCCCGCGCAGAGTCAGGGTCAGGGCCAGGCCCAGGGCCAGGCGCAGGGCCAAGGCCAGGGTCAGAACACGGGCCAGACGCAGGGTCAGGGCAGCGGCCCGGGCGCCGGGCTGCCGGCCGGCTACGCGAAGGTCTCGGACCTGCGGTTCCACTTCTCCATGGCGATGCCCGAGGGCTTCCGCCAGACCGACACGGCCGGCGAGAACTCCGGCGCCATATACAGCCGTGACGGCGGCTTCCCGCGCATCCAGGTCGACTTCACCGACAGCCCGACGGGCGACGCGCGCCTCGCCTGGTCCCAGTTGGCCCCGGCCGTCGCCGGCAGCAGCACGGGCTACCACCTGATCAGGTTGGACGGCGTGGACTACCGCGGCTATCCGACCGCGGCGGACTGGGAGTTCGAGCGCGAGCAGAAGGGCAGCAAGGTCCGGGTGCTGAACCGGGGCTTCAAGGTGGACGCGACGCACGGCTACGCCATCATGGTCAGCTGCCCGGCCGACCAGTGGGACGGCCCCGAGTGCACCCTGATGCGCAACACGGCATTCGAGACCTTCCAGCCCCTGGGCTGA
- a CDS encoding glycerol-3-phosphate dehydrogenase/oxidase, with the protein MRTATLGPVQRAEALARMAERELDVLVVGAGVVGAGTALDAATRGLSTGLVEARDWASGTSSRSSKLIHGGLRYLEMLDFALVREALKERGLLLERLAPHLVKPVPFLYPLQHKGWERLYAGSGVALYDAMSFSSGHGRGLPTHRHLSRKHALRVAPALRKDALVGALQYYDAQMDDARYVTTLVRTASAYGAQCANGARVVGFLREGERVVGALVRDVEGGGEYEIRAKQVVNATGVWTDDTQALIGERGQFHVRASKGIHLVVPKDRIHSSTGLILRTEKSVLFVIPWGRHWIVGTTDTDWDLDKAHPAASSADIDYLLEHVNSVLAVPLTRDDVQGVYAGLRPLLAGESDATSKLSREHTVAHPVPGLVVVAGGKYTTYRVMAKDAVDEAVHGLDQRVAECVTEDVPLVGAEGYRALWNGRARIAARTGIHVARVEHLLNRYGSLTEELLDLIAEDPGLAEPLTGAEDYLRAEVVYAASHEGARHLDDVLTRRTRISIETFDRGTRSARECAELMAPVLGWDKTQIENEVEHYEKRVQAERESQRQPDDLTADAARLGAPDIVPL; encoded by the coding sequence GTGAGGACAGCGACACTGGGACCGGTTCAGCGGGCCGAGGCACTTGCCCGGATGGCCGAACGGGAGCTGGACGTGCTGGTCGTCGGCGCGGGAGTGGTCGGCGCCGGCACCGCGCTCGACGCGGCCACCAGAGGCCTGTCCACCGGGCTGGTGGAGGCACGGGACTGGGCCTCGGGCACGTCGAGCCGCTCCAGCAAGCTGATCCACGGTGGACTGCGCTACCTGGAGATGCTCGACTTCGCCCTCGTCCGCGAGGCCCTGAAGGAACGCGGCCTGCTGCTGGAGCGGCTCGCGCCGCACCTGGTCAAGCCGGTTCCGTTCCTGTACCCGCTCCAGCACAAGGGCTGGGAGCGCCTCTACGCCGGCTCGGGCGTGGCCCTGTACGACGCGATGTCCTTCTCCAGCGGGCACGGGCGCGGGCTCCCCACCCACCGGCACCTCTCGCGCAAGCACGCGCTGCGGGTCGCCCCGGCGCTGCGCAAGGACGCCCTGGTGGGCGCCCTGCAGTACTACGACGCCCAGATGGACGACGCCCGGTACGTCACCACATTGGTCCGAACGGCCTCCGCGTACGGGGCGCAGTGCGCCAACGGGGCGAGGGTCGTCGGCTTCCTCCGCGAGGGCGAACGGGTGGTCGGCGCGCTGGTGCGGGACGTGGAGGGCGGCGGCGAGTACGAGATCCGCGCGAAGCAGGTCGTCAACGCCACCGGGGTGTGGACGGACGACACCCAGGCCCTGATCGGGGAGCGCGGTCAGTTCCACGTCCGGGCCTCGAAGGGCATCCACCTGGTCGTCCCGAAGGACCGGATCCACTCCTCCACCGGGCTGATCCTGCGCACGGAGAAGTCCGTGCTCTTCGTCATCCCCTGGGGACGGCACTGGATCGTCGGCACCACGGACACCGACTGGGACCTCGACAAGGCGCACCCGGCGGCGTCCAGCGCGGACATCGACTACCTGCTGGAGCACGTGAACTCGGTGCTGGCGGTTCCCCTGACGCGCGACGACGTCCAGGGCGTCTACGCGGGCCTGCGGCCCCTGCTGGCCGGCGAGTCCGACGCGACCAGCAAGCTCTCGCGCGAGCACACGGTGGCGCACCCGGTGCCGGGGCTGGTCGTGGTGGCGGGCGGCAAGTACACGACGTACCGGGTGATGGCCAAGGACGCGGTGGACGAGGCGGTGCACGGGCTGGACCAACGCGTCGCGGAGTGCGTGACCGAGGACGTCCCGCTGGTGGGCGCGGAGGGGTACCGGGCCCTGTGGAACGGCCGCGCCCGGATCGCCGCGCGCACGGGCATCCACGTGGCGCGGGTGGAGCACCTGCTGAACCGGTACGGGTCCCTGACGGAGGAACTGCTCGACCTGATCGCGGAGGATCCGGGGTTGGCCGAGCCGCTCACGGGGGCAGAGGACTACCTGCGGGCGGAAGTCGTCTACGCGGCTTCGCACGAAGGGGCCAGGCACCTGGACGACGTGTTGACGCGTCGGACGCGGATCTCGATCGAGACCTTCGACCGGGGCACGCGATCGGCCCGGGAGTGCGCGGAACTGATGGCTCCGGTACTGGGCTGGGACAAGACGCAGATCGAGAACGAAGTCGAGCACTACGAGAAGCGGGTGCAGGCGGAACGGGAATCGCAGCGCCAACCGGACGACCTGACGGCGGACGCGGCCAGGCTGGGAGCTCCCGACATCGTTCCGTTGTAA
- a CDS encoding nucleotide sugar dehydrogenase, producing MPADLAVIGLGHLGLPLAQAAVAAGIETVGFDSGPTTDSTLTAAEIRRMSAAGFRVTTNPAELGRVRTAVICAPTQLGADRALDLSAVGDAGHALAARLRPHTTVILESAAHPGVTEDYLRPILEAGSGLRAGRDFHLAYSPSRHDPGNRTHGISNTPKVIGGLTPACTESAHAFYARLTEKVVRARGLREAETVQLLETNYRHVNIALMNEMAVLCHDLGVDLWDVIRCAETKPYGYQAFRPGPGVGGHGVPLDPNYLPHTTRTPGHPLRMVGLAQEINNRMPQYVIQRSAALLNEHGKSARGARVLLLGVTYKPDLADQEGSPAREIASRLIDLGAQISYHDPYIPAWRVRDQPVPRADSLYEAAANADLTILLQHHRTYDLQGLAVKAQLLLDTRGASPVGAAHRL from the coding sequence ATGCCCGCAGATCTCGCCGTCATCGGACTCGGCCACCTCGGCCTCCCTCTCGCTCAGGCGGCCGTCGCCGCCGGAATCGAGACCGTCGGCTTCGACAGCGGTCCGACCACGGACAGCACCCTCACCGCCGCCGAGATCCGCCGCATGTCGGCGGCCGGCTTCCGGGTCACCACCAACCCCGCCGAACTGGGCCGGGTCCGTACCGCCGTCATCTGCGCCCCTACCCAGCTCGGCGCCGATCGTGCGCTCGATCTCTCCGCGGTCGGCGACGCGGGCCACGCGCTCGCCGCCCGGCTGCGCCCGCACACCACCGTCATCCTGGAGTCCGCCGCCCATCCGGGGGTCACCGAGGACTACCTGCGCCCGATCCTCGAAGCCGGATCGGGGCTGCGCGCGGGCCGGGACTTCCACCTGGCCTACTCCCCCAGCCGGCACGACCCGGGCAACCGCACGCACGGGATCTCCAACACCCCCAAGGTGATCGGCGGCCTCACCCCCGCCTGCACCGAGTCCGCGCACGCGTTCTACGCCCGCCTCACCGAAAAGGTGGTGCGCGCCCGCGGCCTGCGCGAGGCCGAGACCGTGCAGCTGCTGGAGACCAACTACCGGCACGTGAACATCGCCCTCATGAACGAGATGGCCGTCCTGTGCCACGACCTCGGGGTCGACCTGTGGGACGTCATCCGGTGCGCCGAGACGAAGCCGTACGGGTACCAGGCGTTCCGCCCCGGCCCCGGCGTCGGCGGCCACGGCGTCCCGCTCGACCCGAACTACCTCCCCCACACCACCCGCACCCCCGGTCACCCGCTGCGCATGGTCGGCCTGGCCCAGGAGATCAACAACCGGATGCCGCAGTACGTCATCCAGCGCTCCGCCGCCCTGCTGAACGAGCACGGGAAGTCCGCCCGCGGCGCCCGGGTCCTGCTGCTCGGGGTGACGTACAAGCCGGACCTCGCCGACCAGGAGGGCTCGCCGGCGCGCGAGATTGCCAGCCGGCTGATCGACCTCGGGGCCCAGATCAGCTACCACGACCCGTACATCCCGGCCTGGCGGGTCCGCGACCAGCCCGTCCCGCGCGCCGACTCGCTGTACGAGGCCGCCGCCAACGCCGACCTGACGATCCTGCTCCAGCACCACCGCACCTATGACCTGCAAGGTCTGGCCGTCAAGGCGCAGCTCCTGCTGGACACCCGGGGCGCCAGCCCGGTCGGCGCGGCGCACCGCCTCTGA
- a CDS encoding WhiB family transcriptional regulator has product MADFSRLPGPNADLWDWQLLAACRGVDSSLFFHPEGERGAARSAREASAKEVCMRCPVRSECAAHALAVREPYGVWGGLTEDEREELMGRARHRLIPASSTIGPIAPH; this is encoded by the coding sequence ATGGCAGATTTCTCCCGCCTCCCCGGACCGAACGCCGACCTCTGGGACTGGCAGCTGCTGGCTGCCTGCCGCGGGGTCGACAGCTCCCTCTTCTTCCACCCGGAAGGCGAGCGGGGCGCGGCCAGGAGCGCGCGCGAGGCCTCGGCTAAAGAGGTCTGCATGCGCTGCCCGGTCCGTTCGGAATGCGCCGCGCACGCCCTCGCCGTCCGCGAGCCCTACGGGGTGTGGGGCGGCCTCACCGAGGACGAACGCGAAGAGCTGATGGGTCGAGCCCGGCACCGCCTGATCCCCGCGTCGAGCACGATCGGCCCGATCGCACCGCACTAG